In Coriobacteriia bacterium, the following proteins share a genomic window:
- a CDS encoding tetratricopeptide repeat protein, which produces MRAEEVHLKRPPSVLAWVVRGTAVLLVATLAYLGYLVVSDRIASRTGSPAGRAAETLMRLVRENPGDATLRVRLAEALLAAGRKRDAAEQFQAALKLEPDNANALSGLALIAMQGEEWQKAEGYWLKIIESLEEGQFVLQDQRLEKAYFYLGNVLIEQGRYEDAVDYLKRALVMRRDASDTHYVLSYAYWKLDIHDKRREHLGYALMFDPALPEANYDLGTILLEEGDEAAAAEHFRRSADKAPSGRTEPADALKRLGPFEDRLAAARESQATDAKAALAEARVALALEPGDVEAAKLVAALWEKAGDEDKAREAWDAVARLAPEDPAVTEAVERLEKGKKK; this is translated from the coding sequence GTGCGCGCGGAAGAGGTCCACTTGAAGCGTCCTCCCAGTGTATTGGCGTGGGTCGTGCGCGGCACGGCGGTCCTGCTCGTGGCGACCCTGGCGTACCTCGGCTACCTGGTGGTGTCGGACCGGATCGCGAGCAGGACGGGCAGCCCCGCCGGCCGCGCGGCCGAGACCCTGATGCGTCTCGTGCGGGAGAACCCCGGGGACGCGACCCTGCGCGTCCGCTTGGCCGAGGCGCTCCTGGCCGCGGGGCGGAAGCGAGACGCCGCCGAGCAGTTCCAGGCCGCGCTCAAGCTCGAGCCGGACAACGCCAACGCGCTCTCCGGTCTCGCGCTCATCGCGATGCAGGGCGAGGAGTGGCAGAAGGCCGAGGGCTACTGGCTCAAGATCATCGAGTCGCTGGAGGAAGGGCAGTTCGTCTTGCAGGACCAGCGGCTGGAGAAGGCGTACTTCTACTTGGGCAACGTGCTCATCGAGCAGGGACGCTACGAGGACGCCGTCGACTACCTGAAGCGGGCGCTCGTGATGCGCCGCGACGCGTCGGACACCCACTACGTGCTGTCCTACGCCTACTGGAAGCTCGACATCCACGACAAGCGCCGGGAGCACCTCGGCTACGCGCTCATGTTCGATCCCGCGCTGCCCGAGGCGAACTACGACCTCGGCACCATCCTCCTCGAGGAGGGTGACGAGGCCGCCGCGGCGGAGCACTTCCGCAGGTCGGCCGACAAGGCGCCGAGCGGAAGGACGGAGCCCGCCGACGCGCTGAAGCGGCTCGGGCCGTTCGAGGACCGGCTGGCGGCGGCGCGCGAGTCGCAGGCGACCGACGCCAAGGCGGCGCTCGCCGAAGCCCGGGTCGCCTTGGCCCTCGAACCCGGCGACGTGGAGGCCGCCAAGCTGGTCGCGGCGCTGTGGGAGAAGGCGGGCGACGAGGACAAGGCGCGGGAGGCGTGGGACGCCGTGGCGCGACTCGCTCCCGAGGATCCCGCGGTGACCGAGGCTGTCGAGAGGCTCGAGAAGGGCAAGAAGAAGTGA